From one Trifolium pratense cultivar HEN17-A07 linkage group LG1, ARS_RC_1.1, whole genome shotgun sequence genomic stretch:
- the LOC123909149 gene encoding chlorophyllide a oxygenase, chloroplastic: MNAIATASALSLPIFGRTSKLDTKRVFKGKFGVFAVFGEADKKNTWGAIFDVEDPRSRVVQSKGKVLDAFQALEVARQDIQYCDWRARQDVLTIMLLHEKVVEVLNPLAREFKSIGTMKKDLAGLQDELAEAHRQVHISEARVSTALDKLAYMEELVNDKLLQDRSTAAIAEPLSSPSTSEKSVHTERRRKPRKSLNVSGPVQSYHPNLKNFWYPVAFSNDLKDDTMVPMECFEEPWVIFRGKDGKPGCVQNTCAHRACPLHLGSVNEGRIQCPYHGWEYTTDGKCEKMPSTRMLNVKIKSIPCFEKEGMIWIWPGNDPPAATIPSLLPPSGFVIHAEIVMELPVEHGLLLDNLLDLAHAPFTHTSTFAKGWSVPSFVNFLTPASGLQGYWDPYPIDMEFRPPCMVLSTIGISKPGKLEGQSTKECETHLHQLHVCLPSSKDKTRLLYRMSLDFAPLLKHIPFMEHLWRHFAAQVLNEDLRLVVGQQERMNNGANVWNVPVTYDKLGVRYRLWRDALEKGDKQLPFDTHN, from the exons ATGAATGCCATAGCTACTGCTTCTGCTCTATCTCTTCCTATCTTTGGTAGAACTTCCAAGCTTGATACTAAAAGG GTTTTTAAAGGTAAATTTGGAGTGTTTGCGGTGTTTGGAGAAGCAGACAAGAAAAATACATGGGGTGCAATCTTTGATGTAGAGGACCCAAGATCTAGAGTGGTACAAAGTAAAGGGAAAGTTTTGGATGCATTTCAAGCTTTAGAAGTGGCTAGACAGGATATTCAATATTGTGATTGGCGAGCTCGGCAAGATGTGCTTACCATCATGCTCCTCCACGAAAAG GTGGTTGAAGTTCTTAATCCTCTAGCTCGTGAATTCAAGTCGATCGGCACCATGAAAAAGGATCTAGCTGGTTTGCAGGACGAATTAGCAGAAGCACACAGACAG GTTCATATATCTGAAGCAAGAGTTTCCACCGCTTTAGATAAACTTGCATACATGGAAGAATTGGTAAACGACAAGCTATTACAAGACAGAAGCACGGCTGCAATTGCTGAGCCATTGTCTTCTCCAAGTACTTCTGAAAAATCTGTACATACTGAACGACGAAGAAAGCCGAGGAAAAGCTTGAATGTATCAGGTCCAGTTCAGTCATACCATCCTAATTTAAAGAATTTCTGGTATCCTGTTGCTTTCTCTAACGACTTAAAGGATGATACCATG GTCCCAATGGAATGTTTTGAGGAACCATGGGTTATCTTTAGGGGTAAAGATGGCAAGCCTGGATGTGTCCAGAATACCTGTGCACACCGAGCATGTCCTCTGCACCTTGGTTCTGTAAACGAGGGTCGTATCCAATGCCCCTACCACG GCTGGGAATATACGACGGACGGAAAATGCGAGAAAATGCCATCTACTCGAATGCTAAATGTAAAGATAAAGTCAATTCCATGTTTTGAGAAAGAGGGGATGATCTGGATTTGGCCTGGCAATGATCCCCCAGCAGCAACAATTCCATCGTTACTACCTCCTTCCGGTTTTGTAATCCATGCCGAG ATTGTCATGGAACTTCCAGTTGAACATGGTTTACTTTTGGACAACCTTTTGGATCTTGCGCATGCACCTTTTACTCATACTTCAACTTTTGCTAAGGGATGGAGTGTTCCCAG CTTTGTGAATTTTTTGACACCCGCGTCTGGCCTACAAGGATACTGGGATCCCTATCCAATTGACATGGAGTTTCGACCACCTTGTATGGTTCTATCAACCATTGGAATTTCGAAGCCCGGGAAACTGGAAGGACAAAGCACCAAAGAATGTGAAACACACCTTCATCAACTGCATGTCTGCTTACCTTCATCAAAAGATAAAACAAGATTGCTATACAGAATGTCGTTGGATTTCGCTCCCCTTCTTAAGCATATACCTTTTATGGAACATCTATGGAGGCATTTTGCAGCACAG GTTTTAAATGAGGATCTACGACTAGTAGTAGGGCAACAAGAGAGAATGAACAATGGCGCAAATGTATGGAATGTGCCGGTTACCTATGACAAGCTTGGAGTAAGGTATAGACTTTGGAGGGATGCATTGGAAAAAGGCGATAAGCAACTACCCTTCGACACACATAACTAA
- the LOC123884526 gene encoding uncharacterized protein LOC123884526, whose amino-acid sequence MFFFFAGGLENQVRQVVKSGVGRCINCNSRADLVEYDKVLKLFFVPVWRWPGKDNLLYCQDCKFLFPQSYSLPPPPSNGGSVLPEALRCRYCDRDVAADFAFCPYCGTQI is encoded by the coding sequence ATGTTCTTCTTTTTTGCAGGAGGGTTAGAAAACCAAGTACGACAAGTGGTGAAATCCGGTGTGGGAAGGTGCATCAACTGCAATTCACGCGCTGATCTTGTTGAATACGACAAAGTCTTGAAGCTTTTTTTCGTTCCCGTTTGGCGTTGGCCAGGGAAAGACAATCTCTTGTATTGTCAAGATTGTAAGTTTTTGTTTCCTCAATCTTATTCTCTTCCTCCTCCGCCGTCTAACGGTGGTTCTGTGTTGCCGGAGGCTTTGAGATGTCGGTATTGTGATCGGGATGTGGCGGCTGATTTTGCGTTCTGTCCTTACTGTGGCACACAAATATAA